A stretch of Fusarium poae strain DAOMC 252244 chromosome 2, whole genome shotgun sequence DNA encodes these proteins:
- a CDS encoding hypothetical protein (TransMembrane:15 (o20-43i63-83o98-118i139-160o172-191i203-222o263-284i296-324o344-372i413-431o437-457i464-484o504-526i577-596o608-633i)~BUSCO:8728at5125) encodes MAGGGGPSSGTVEPPLSQAYGYGIVVGLGFLFALGMIFTTYVLKKYNHEKQTSEMFNTAGRSVKSGLVASAVVSSWTWAATLLQSSGVAYRYGVSGPFWYASGATVQIILFATIAIELKRRSPNAHTYLEVIRARYGRVTHCVYICFGLFTNILVTAMLLTGGSAVVTSLTGMHTAAACFLLPVGVVLYTMFGGIKATFLTDYVHTVIILVIILIFALTAYATGSELGSPGEVYDALTKAAAAHPVEGNAEGSYLTMRSREGITFFVINIVGNFATVFLDNGYYNKAIAAHPVSALPGYIIGGLSWFAIPWLCATTMGLSALALETSPSFPSYPNRMDPADVSAGLVLPYAAVALLGKSGAICTLIMIFMAVTSAASAQLIAVSSIFTYDIYQTYINPQASGKRLIAMSHTTVVMYGIIMASFSVGLHYIGISMGWLYVWMGVMISAAVIPATLTLLWKRQNWIAAAVSPVLGLICALIAWTVTCSREFDGVLSVDNLGSNTPMLAGNVVALLSPLIFVPVLTFGFGPDNYDWASMAAIKQGDDVSDSNGDSETAVVTSFAVAPEEDMAKLNRASKIAKIMTVCMTVAFLVLWPMPMYGTSYVFSKPFFTGWVTVGIIWLFCSSIAVGLFPLWEGRKSLVRVTKGMFGMGGKHDTEEIQGRSVKEEKIDDFDKQ; translated from the exons GGAAATGTTCAACACGGCCGGACGAAGTGTCAAGTCTGGTCTTGTTGCTTCAGCTGTTGTATCAAGCTGGACATGGGCTGCTACTCTGCTCCAATCATCTGGTGTCGCTTACCGTTATGGTGTCTCGGGTCCATTCTGG TATGCTTCTGGTGCAACAGTTCAAATCATTCTCTTTGCGACAATTGCCATTGAGCTAAAACGGAGATCTCCGAACGCCCATACATACCTGGAGGTTATTCGAGCTCGCTATGGCCGTGTTACCCACTGCGTATACATCTGCTTCGGTCTCTTCACCAACATTCTCGTTACTGCCATGCTTCTCACTGGCGGTTCTGCTGTCGTCACATCTCTTACCGGCATGCAcactgctgctgcttgtTTTTTGCTGCCTGTTGGTGTTGTCTTGTACACCATGTTCGGAGG TATCAAGGCCACTTTCTTGACTGACTATGTACATACTGTCATTATTCTTGTTATTATTCTGATCTTTGCTCTTACTGCTTATGCAACTGGCAGTGAGTTGGGATCGCCTGGTGAAGTCTACGACGCCCTCACCAAAGCCGCCGCAGCCCACCCCGTCGAAGGGAACGCCGAAGGATCATACCTCACAATGAGATCTCGCGAGGGCATCACATTCTTCGTCATTAACATAGTGGGGAATTTCGCAACTGTTTTCTTAGACAACGGATATTACAACAAGGCTATCGCGGCTCATCCAGTCTCTGCACTCCCGGGATATATCATCGGCGGTTTGTCTTGGTTCGCCATTCCCTGGCTCTGTGCGACTACTATGGGCCTCAGCGCCTTGGCTCTAGAGACAAGTCCATCATTTCCTTCCTACCCTAATCGTATGGACCCTGCAGATGTCTCAGCCGGCCTTGTTCTGCCGTACGCTGCTGTTGCTCTGCTGGGAAAATCCGGTGCTATTTGCACCTTGATCATGATTTTCATGGCTGTCACCTCTGCTGCATCAGCTCAGCTTATTGCTgtctcttccatcttcacTTACGACATTTACCA AACGTACATCAACCCCCAGGCCTCTGGAAAACGACTCATCGCCATGTCGCACACAACAGTCGTGATGTACGGTATTATCATGGCAAGTTTCAGTGTCGGTCTTCACTATATTGGTATCAGCATGGGCTGGCTGTATGTCTGGATGGGTGTCATGATCTCGGCTGCTGTTATCCCAGCTACTCTGACTCTTCTGTGGAAGCGCCAGAACTGGATCGCCGCCGCTGTTTCCCCCGTTCTCGGTCTTATTTGCGCCCTCATCGCTTGGACTGTCACTTGCTCCAGGGAGTTTGACGGTGTTCTAAGCGTCGATAACTTAGGCTCCAATACCCCCATGCTCGCAGGAAACGTCGTAGCGCTTTTGAGTCCTTTGATCTTTGTACCTGTATTGACTTTCGGCTTTGGCCCCGATAACTATGATTGGGCTTCCATGGCAGCTATCAAGCAGGGAGATGATGTCAGCGACTCCAATGGTGATTCAGAGACAGCTGTGGTCACCAGCTTTGCTGTGGCGCCCGAGGAGGACATGGCCAAGTTGAACAGGGCTTCCAAGATTGCCAAGATAATGACGGTCTGTATGACAGTGGCATTCCTAGTTCTTTGGCCAATGCCCATGTACGGAACATCCTATGTCTTTTCCAAGCCCTTTTTCACTGGATGGGTCACCGTGGGTATCATCTGGCTGTTTTGCAGTTCGATAGCTGTCGGTTTGTTCCCTCTCTGGGAGGGTAGAAAGAGTCTTGTTCGCGTCACAAAGGGCATGTTTGGAATGGGGGGAAAACACGACACTGAAGAGATTCAGGGACGATCTGTGAAAGAGGAGAAGATTGATGATTTTGATAAGCA